The nucleotide sequence TCCGGATGCATCATTCTGAGCTTGAGGAATGTGGTACTATCGTTGTACAAATGACTTGTCTGTACATCATGTAGAAATGTGGtttgtccatcgtcatctatgcCGATGCAGAATATCTTGCTGAAATAAATATATcgcaataagtaggtaaagtttattaattttgttataacaaaaaataaaattgtttgtaggtagttttttatttttcttagttAACGATAagactcattcaaaaaaaaaggggggggaTTTTTATTGAGTTCAAATTACTTAGAAGAAAGGTAGCCTAGCCTATATCCCAATCGACagaaagtattcaaaaatacaccaatagtcaaaatttcatgcgccgaatttggtttttggtaatttttttaaaaccaaaggaccaaaaatgcaaaaaatcaaaatttcaccaaaattacctgGACCATTTCGagaaattctggagcctccagcacatttttgaaaattgaaatttccacaaaattttacccaacgaAATATTGGAAGCTAATATTTACATAATTCCCTAATTTTAACGTGCTTGATCGAGTGGAGATagttttaagccattttgaagcttccaggcatattttggaaaatccagaataataaaaattgtttcaatctttgcgattaattttttttttttgaaatataattttaatttttaaaaagttgtaattaTAATGTTTACCTATCACAGTCTGGTTCGCAAGCGTCAGGATCTTCTAAATTCCAGATATCTACATGTCTACCGAACACCACACTATTCGAAATACACATCAGAATTAACACAATTAAAGGGGACATGTTGAATACGTTATGGCTAATCATGTAGACCACCAGAACAGATTCACTTGTCCgacaataatacaaaaaatctatgattttgGTCGAATTTATATACGACGGTGTAGTcgataaaatgaaatcatttaaTGAATCATGTATTATAataaggtacctaggtattcttTTATcgctttgaaattttccatttggcgaaatttcaaagcattttCCGTTTGTCAGtttattctcaaaatgaacGGACTGAAACTCATATCCGCAATTCGTATCCTTTCATGATAGGTACTCGCCGCCTTTATCGCACttcgaaaaatgataaaaatgcatACGAGCATATGCAGTGATAACGATCTTAAATTCAATGCAGAgcaagttgcaattttttttttaggtctgttttttatttcttgttatCACTTAGGTATCAAACACTGATAGAATTTCGGTAGTAATATCTCTTTTTATAACTACCCTCAAATTATATAGCAAATAGATATTAAtcctattattgaaaaaaaaaattgaccacgaTTTCTCTCGGAAATTTTCAAAGCGCAAGATAACAGAATTGCGAGTATTTTTCGATTGTAATTTATCCTTCCAGAAACACTACCATTCTCatggttttcttgaaaatatgtatactcgtacatagtaggtaggtacctaactaacaATATGTGAGTTGAATAGATGAATTCGAACGTGACGAATGTGACGATGTGCCATACATGTTGCAAATGGGAATTCCGCAAAATTATCGCAAATAGGagtgaattttcaaacctcacattttcgagaaaaaaatcgcatcaTATTCTAATCATATTTCCAAATTATCATCTATTTTTGACGCTCATTTTTGACTTATACAAGGGGTATCTCAACCgacaaaaaatttatgaatcgGAATCGGACAGAGCTAAAACAGAAGATCAAGTAAAAATACAAATCACTAACCAAAATTTCTGTAGttcagtttttcgattttcagcgaatttttgaaaatcaaacagcTAAAAGTAATATgtaactaaattttaccaaactgatcgaaaatgctgaattttggtaaaattttgactttctcgCATCCTTGAGccatttaatttcaaaaaatagcacCTTAAAATTTTGGAAGGTGACGTATTTTTGCAAGCATCTACGGGCAGTGGATTCTCCGAGTTTGGCGGCCGATATAATGGTACTATTTTAGCGATTGTGGCGTTCTGAGAGGGAGGGATGGTAGTAAAGTTTTGTTTATGGCACTTTATggtaaaagtaggtatgtacttactcaaTCAGCGGTATTAAAACTTACATTTACTTTTCTCTCTCCCACTCTATTCTCTTTTTCTATacttatttaatgaaaaaatactccaaaagcCGGCCGAGCACACCCCAGGTATCGGTACTTCTTAAATTActtatcaattttcgaaagcttttgccctcgctcttgaaaaaattaaaaatgttaatAATGGTAAAAGAAATTGACTTCGAACACcaaatatgtatttatgtaggtatatttggAAAATAAGTCTTGTCTAAATATTCATTCCCAAATATCTAGACCTAAGCTAAggatatgtaggtaggtaaatattataTTAAGTATATTTAAGACACGCATTAAGAATATCATTTatgtgtactcgtatgtatggaAGTAAAAGAAGTCAGTAGAACGCATCAAACGTTTTAAACAGAATTAGATCTCTGGTGCACTTGGACATCTAATATTAGGCGACAAAGGGAAACAATTCCACAAGCTGAATAATTCGAAGATAACGCCATTTGTCCAACCAAAGCCAATCTGACAAGGATATTCTcctttttctccttttttaccACAGACTGAAGCATCATACTGCAAAATATATCAAACATAAGTATACCTAAGCAAATAGGTAGGTGACCCTATCCATCATCATTCATCACAGTGCACATTATTGTAAAAATCTGGTAGTTTATAGATATAGGGGACAGGGGTAATAAAAgcacaaaataggtaggtacttactttttcatACATTACTCCATCATTCAAGTACGCTGCGTATGCTGTTTTCATAAAAGAAGTTGCCAAGTGGTAAGCAACTTTCTCAGCTGTTGGATCATTGCTTTCTTTCAATCCTCGAATGATGAAAGATTGTAAAGGAGCCATAACACTTGGGTAATCCCACGTTTGTAATGAACTCGCTTGGTCCACGCCACTTGTTGgaattcctgaaaaaatattCCCTTAAATGAAGTGGGTTTAATTTTATAGGGTGCGTACTGCGTAGAAATACCGAGTGGTACCTCCAAAacagttttctgctaaatgtttctGTTGGTCACAgggaatgataataatgataacacaaaatgatttgtttttggACTAAGGTGATAACATTGCATCAGTCATATGCATCTGCTTCACGATACCAACCAATAGATacatttttaacgaaaaacttTCTCTGGGAGGcactcgatatttttgcgcaccctgtGGCTGAAGTTTCAAATgctaccttttaaaaaaaactattcgcGCGTTGATGAAGTGTAGAGGTTCTAAAACTTGTTAGTAACAGATATGTAATTGAAGGAATAAGTACATGCATGTGTAAATATTTTAGGATAATGTGCTTTGAGAAACTAaaataaaagtacctatgtacattatttcaaacacattttcgatctaaaacaaacaaattttttcatctggaatttcaaaaactgggCGATTGACTTTAGGTAAGTctagttatttatttattacataagtacctaatatTAATGTGCAATGACTTACCACAATAtgaattttccaagtttgaatGTATCATTTGGTTTTTTTCGAGGTATTTTAATGCAAGTTGTACTTTGGTGTGATTATTTTTGTACGCTTTACTCCACAATGGAACAAAATTACTGGCGTAGAAGtactttctgtttttttttgaaagtatatCGTAATCTAACCACATCCCTTCTTCCTCATTCCATAATACCTGCACAAATGAATTCACCATGTAGCTAATGAAATacactgtacctacctataaaaaagaaaaaccgtAAAATATATTCGAAATACGTTTTCTATTgcatccaaaaatttgctggccCACTCGTCATATTCATCTGCTTTTGCATTATTTTCAGCAAAGTTACGTTCCCACTCAGATAATCTCTTTGCGTTAGAATACATAATGCTAATCAGATCCACATAGGCGAACTGACGAGGATTCATATCCCTCAAGCCATCTGGCACTAGTCATTGAGAGAGaaaggtataggtacgtattaggtatacctatctatttcTTGAATTGTCTAAAAAATACTCACCCATTTTTGAGGCATAGGTAAATTAATGACTTACTCCTTTGAGCGTTTTTTGGATTTCTCATATGTCTACTAGAAAATTCCCATCCTGATTCTAGCGCTGATCTTGTTCCAGTATAAATCGACTTTGTTGTCTCCAGATCTTCAGCTAAATAGTTTACAAGGTCGAGATcttctctaaataaaaataaacataattatAGAAATTGGTTAATAAAAGGACAATTTTGTAGGCCGACGACATATTGACAAGGCTAAATGAAGTGGAATTTATTTCAATAGATTATTTCAGTATTCTATTTTCTATTACTTCATAGTTAGGCCTACTTATAAGATTCGGGACGAGGAAAGCAGCTAAGAGCATTGTATCGAAACAAATAGTACGTTCTTCCGTCTATTTT is from Planococcus citri chromosome 1, ihPlaCitr1.1, whole genome shotgun sequence and encodes:
- the LOC135833354 gene encoding trehalase-like, whose amino-acid sequence is MFDSKIFDMLITIIVFTLVGVSDSDGVMMFVKAKKSCKDDRYVEIEKIKGPVPDKNGCIPDCDSKIFCIGKDDDGQTTLLHDIQTSGLYYDSTAFLKHRMKYSEAEILKNYNEAKMNATNNHLSNEELKKFIDDNFVDGRIDSQSNVILTDFHDNPPILQQVNTTEFHEWLSYMNRFWRDLSRKLLPAIKEEEKSIETMRSSYIYVPHTFIVAGGRFDEMYYWDSYWIIKGLLACGMRNTTKGIIGNMIHLVKKFGYVPNGNRIYYSKRSHPPMLIQMVDSYYQATNDECIIKENLRYLEAEFDWWLKNRNVTVKIDGRTYYLFRYNALSCFPRPESYKEDLDLVNYLAEDLETTKSIYTGTRSALESGWEFSSRHMRNPKNAQRMPDGLRDMNPRQFAYVDLISIMYSNAKRLSEWERNFAENNAKADEYDEWASKFLDAIENVLWNEEEGMWLDYDILSKKNRKYFYASNFVPLWSKAYKNNHTKVQLALKYLEKNQMIHSNLENSYCGIPTSGVDQASSLQTWDYPSVMAPLQSFIIRGLKESNDPTAEKVAYHLATSFMKTAYAAYLNDGVMYEKYDASVCGKKGEKGEYPCQIGFGWTNGVIFELFSLWNCFPLSPNIRCPSAPEI